Genomic DNA from Solanum dulcamara chromosome 4, daSolDulc1.2, whole genome shotgun sequence:
ATTACAATGCTCAATCCATTAGCAAGTATGATCATAAAAATGGATTTCAGTGAGAAGTGGAGAGTAATTAGTAAGTAGCAGACAAAAGTATAGGGGTTGgggaccatatatatatagttgtgTGCTAGTGGAGTTAGCAGTAAATATATTTCCATTTCTCTTTTCGGCTGAAGCTACTGCCAGTAACCTTGCTGTGACAGTTGCCCTTCCCTACACTCCTAGAGTACAGTTGTGGTCTATTTCTCTAGTCGAATAATGTGTCACTCTCCCGATCCCATAATAATGTCGAGAGAAAACattatttcttttgttatacCAATTAAAACACGAatctttttataaaatttcaGTCAGTAATCTCTGGAGAAAAGTTTAAGCATTAGAGAATTAATGTCTAAGAAATTGTaattacaacaacatatcaaatatATCCCACAAATGGAGTCCAGAAAAAATAGTGTGCTCACAATTCTACCTTTATCTTATGAAGATAAAGATGATATTTTCGTTAGATATTGGGCTCAAgtaaaaacatatcaaaaacaagtatgaaaacaatatgaaataataaaatcaaagaataagATGGCAGGAGAGAAACAGAAACTCGACTACCTTctaaccttctatcctaatcATTGACCTTCAAATCCTCCTATCTAGAGATGTAAGTGTaccatatcctgtctaatcatcTATCCTCAATACTCCTTcagcctacctctacctcttctCATGCCtccctcatcttgtccaccacGGAGGCCTCCCACCTAGTCTTGAATATTTTCCTTCCAATCCTATCCCTCATAGTATGctcatccatctcaacatccttaTTTTcgctaattttattttttaaatgtgCGAATTTTTATTGGCCAACACTATGCCCAAtacaacatagctggtctaacaaCAATTTTATACACCTTATCTTTAAGTCTTGGTAACACATTTTAATCACATAAAACACCTATGTGAACCACCATTTCATCCACCCGCTCAAATATAAGAGcaacatcatcgtcaatctccccgttTTCTTGAATTACAGACTCAAAATACTTGAAACTTCCTCTCGCCAGAATGAATTTTGCATCGATTTTTACTTTTGCATTTGCCACGTGAGTTACTTCGCTAAACTCTCTCCAAGGACCATGTCTTAGTCATGCTGAACTTAGACTCTAGGGCATGTATTTAAACCTCCAACCTATTGTTAAATACAATATCTCGTCAATCAATATTATGTCATCtacaaataacatacatcatgACACACCTACTTTTGAATATGTCATGTCAATTCATCCGCAAATTGTTTTTCCCTACAATTCCATCATACCAGCTAATGAAAAAGGGAGGGAAGAAGTAGGAAATTAAAATTGACATAAGTCTCCAATAAAAATTACGCAAACTATTAAAGAACTAGTGACAGAACAAATTGGATATTGGAGATACACATggattaatataaatttaagtgAAGATTTTAGTAGGAAAACAGCAACGTGTTCTCATACAGAAAATATGCTCAATTTGATACATTGTTAtgtatttttcttaattataaaactaaataaagtgatTATTTTCTGACCCCTCGTTATAGAAGTGTGTGCATCGATTGAttcgattttatgtattatcgatttgatttatcgattgttgattttgaaatatgttaaatcaataacaaatcaataaactattttttaatCGATTTTTGGTTTATCGATTTTGATCCTTAACGGTTCGATTTTcggtttaaccaataagaaaatgctcataaaattattataagacTTCTCCAATAATTTGGAGCGACAAaacaataatttaactttacGAAATGCTCATAAATTAGAAACAATAATGACTAATATGAAAAGAACTAGGACAATAATATGAATTGAAAGCTAAAGAGGAAAGGTAATAACCAATAATgtattgatattaatatttaatatttatttagggataaaatagtaaattactattgttttaatgagttattgatacccaataactcaatattaaaaatcaatatcaaaccaataaactgataatttttttttataaaataattaaaaatctaTTAATCTAATAACCAATAGCAACTCAATTTATCGATGGATTCAATTTATTTCAGAGAGTACTGTACCTGTGAACCACATCCAAATCCGATAGCATAATTTCCATGTGGGCGTATGTCAGGATTCACTTAATTGGCACAAGTTTATTCTAATACGACGCCGTTATGGACTTTTTCTAGTAGTGGCGGAGGATAATCATCCTAAACGCGTGCTTACAATCTGAGGTGGCACATATGCGATATTGCACCCACCCACCCGCCCACATTCTACCTTCATCTCTCTACTTCCCGATTCACGTCAAGTTCATTTCCATTAGAGGAACAGGATTTAGTAATCGGAGTTTTTGTTGTAGCTGTCATGTCAATCGACGGTGGAAGATTTTACTGGGAGAGGAATTCCGATGAAAAGGTCAAAGGAAttgtcataatcttttcttgGGTTTCAATTCAGGAAACTGAATTGAAGACTTATGTTAATCTTTATGATTCTCTTGGTTGGAACTCCCTTGTATGCCTTGCTGATTTCGCTACCCTGTAAGCTCAATTGaactctcttctttttttccggATTGGGAGTGTGATTGTGCGAATTTTGACCTATTTGTAATTTTATCATTCCATTTGTTTTGTGTTTTTTCTAGTAAAGACCTCAAGATAAATTAGAAGAATATCTAATGAGTAGAACTGGCTTAACGCAAATCTATTATCGACTGTGTAGTAAGTTGTTTTATTTTAGTATTGAAATTGGTGTTAGTGGTTATATTGGTTTAGTGTTCATATTTGAGTCTGAATTCAATCAGAGGTAAGGTGTTTAAGATCTGATGGTTTGGTAGTGAGTTCACATAAATTAGTTATCTTCCTGATACAGGGGAATATTGGGCACATTTTGTATTTGACTTCTCGTCTTTCCTTAAGAgtatcaagtagcttaatttagATTTGAGTTTACAATTCTGGTTGTGCAAGGGAGCATGCCGGAGTTTCGGCAATTCCTGTTGTATGTAAAGCTTAGTGGCATGGCAATCACATTACACTTTTCGCAGGATAGGAAATAGCGAGTTCGGTGATGTACATGAGCAGATTAATCTTTTGCAACTTTCTTCATATGAAAGCTTAGGTTCTTTAGGAAGCAGGTATATTGTGTCTTGCCATTCTAACTTCCCCGGAGATTATTATGGGTTTGAAACTTTGAAAGTTGAGATGCACTTGGTGTTGGATTGCTAAAGATTGGTTTCAGGAATGTCAGTTTTGGCTAAGGATTATCTTGTTTTATAATGTGATTGAAGGAGACAATAGAGAAACCCTGGGTCAGGGGATGGGGCATGGGGCATGGGGCATGGTGGGGATGTTATATGATTATTGTGTGGCAGCAGTATGATTTAAATGTACTAGTATGATGCACTGTGTTTGGAAGTGATGGAATTTTTTTACAATTGAAGCGTCAAGAAGGCGGAAATTTGAATGTAATGCATCTCTGTTCTTGATGCTTCCATAGCCATTGTCATCAAGCTGATTTTGAtcatatattgatttatttgcTGGTTTCCATATTGCAAATATGTCGCAATCTGGATTTTGCCTCTTGTTTTAATACTGCATCATGAACAGTGTACACCGATGAATATTATTTGTTGCTTTTTCTTTAGTGGGTAGTTTGAAAGTTTGAGCAGTGAATAATCTATGCAGATACATACCTGAGAAGGCTACATCACTGGCATATTCTCTTCTAAGAGAGCTCGTCGAGGTCAGCTGTTTACCTTTGCTTTTGCTGATGTTAGTATACTTTGTCCTATAGGATTTGTTGACTGTATGAGACAGAATCTGTGAACGATGATGGGATTATGATGATATAGTCGAAACATGCAGTAGAGTAGTAATTTCTTGGCCCAAATTTCCCATTTTCATGTCCTAATATTCTTGTCTTTAACTATGTAGGAACTAAGATGTCGGCCTTGTCCAGTTGTTGTTGCAGCTCTTTCTGGTGGTTCTAAGGCCTGTATGTATAAGTTTTTTCAGGTATTTTGACTTCGACAATCACTCACAAGACTTTTTGATGTACACTGTTCCACTTTTGGTTGAATGCATCCTTTCTTTTTGTGTGTTTGCATCCCCTATGCTACCTCGTTGAAGTGTCTTGTTGGTTTGATCAGCAAATCATGTTGGCCTAAGGATAAAATTCTTGGTCTTTGGTTACTGTAGAGCAATGCGTTTAATACTTTTCGCTTGATGCAGATTGTTAAAGGGAGATCTGAAGCTCAAGTTAATCTGGTACGCAATTCTGAATCCGCTGTGAGGTTGGAATACATATATTGCTATGTATTCTGAGATCCATATTTCCCCCTGTGATAAATTATTGATAGCATTAACTATTTATTGAATCTTTCACTCTTTTGCAGGAGGACAGCCAATTGGTCATTAACTGCATCTCAGGTCAAATTTATGATTCTTGTCCTGTTGATTTCACTGCAGACTTTGGAACACAATTTGCTGTGCCTCCCACAATTCTAAAGTTCCCCGGCTCCACAAAGCTACTGTCTCTGGTTGCGAAAGGTTTTACTTCTGGATTGGATGCCTTATTCATAACTAGGTTTGGATCCCAGCGTTCTGAGTATTGGCGTACTCTTTACTCCTCGGTTGTAAGTTTCAACTAGCCGGAAGTCATTTCGATATTCCTATTATGTTACCCCTCCTAGTTGATTTATCCTGTTCCGCTGCAGAGTTTTGGGGCCCCTTTTCTCATTTTGTGCTCAGAAAATGATGATATTGCTCCATATCAATCTGTATGTAAATTTGCTCACAGCTTGCAAGACATGGGGGCAGATATCAAAATGATAATGTGGAAGAATTCCTGTCATGTAGGTCAGTTGATACTACACTAGTCTCTTGATATATTCTTTTCTTGTCATATCATTAGGGCGTTTAAGCATTTTTGTTCTTTGGACACACTGTTTTCTGTATGTAGCGTTTGTGTCCCTTTTGGTTTTCTGCGGTTACTCTGCAGATATACTGTTGGTTCCAATTTTCTCTGAGTTCCATGTTTTGAACACGTGCATCAAACATTTATCGTCATCTTGCAGGTATGTACAAGAGTGATCCCATCCAGTACAGCATTGCTATAGATCAACTACTTGCTCATGCAACTTCAGTTTTCACTAGCAGAATTAAGAAACTAGGAGAGAGAAATGGCTTGGATGATATGCATGATGAGATATCTCACTTGATTTGTGACCTCCAAAATGCAGCAGCTGACTCGAATGGAAGTTTAAGAAGAGTTGCAGGGGGGCCAAATGATCACTTTTTCTTGCCAAGTTCATCCAACCGTCAAAATGTTAGTGATTCTGGCTCTTCCtctgaagaaagaaaagatctGCCTATTTGGCCAAATCCCAGTTTAAGTGCACACACTGTGCTTGGACAAATCCTTTTTGATGCTTGTGTTCCTAAGAATGTTGAAGGTTGGGATGTTAAGTATACTTCTTCCTTAAAAGGCCAACCATTTTCCTCAGCGCGTAAGCATTCACCGCTAAATGCCATCAAAAACTTCCGCCGTTCTCGGTTATGAGGCCTTTTCTTGTGGAACTCACTTCGGCTTTTCGCATTTCTTCGAGATGCACTGTATGGTTAATATCAGAATTTTACCTCTATGATCTAAAAAGTTTATGATGAAATATTGGAGGTCACTTTTCAAGGTGAAACTAACTAGCTGATCTGATTTGGCTGGCTACTAGCACAAAGTGTACAGGTTAAATGAGTAACATATCTCCTATCTTAATGGGATGGGCAGACATGATGTGGTGTGTATGAGAGCTGTTGATATATGGAAAGCAGCATGTACCATTTGATTGGTCTGGGAAGCGTTTGAGTCACTCTTCACTTGCTTCAGGTAATTTGATGATAAGAAACTATTTGGGAGCCTTTAGTAAGTGGTGATTTTATATATTGTTAACATGTACATAAGGCACTTTTACTTGCTTCTGGGGATATGCCGTTACTGTCTTCCCACACATGTATATAACGTATCTATTCTGCAGGAGACTCGTTAGCATATGAGATAAATCCTGTAGAATTTTGCTGTATAATTATGAACCTGGATCAGTTTTGTACTCTGGCTGTGTATATATCTGGaaattttgccattttctcgAACTCCGTTATAGGTCTGAAAACCATTCCCCTCTTTTTAATTAGTTGATGACTTCAGGATGGTGCAAAATGATACGTAATACCAATTGAAAATGCTGTAGCACTGTAGCAGTTGCATGCCACCTACTGTCTCAAGTATGTAAAGAATCACCAAGGCATATAATAGTGTGACACTTGGTGGAGTCTTTTGATTATATGTGTGAGATTCAGTTTTCATGGTCTTCATTTTCCCTTCCCTTTTTCCAAAGGTGGATCAAACAATTGCAATATAGAACCTATTTGTGCAATTGGTTCTCAGTTTTCATATGTACATTTTtagttgattttttaaatttatatacagAGTTTGGGCCTAAGTGACTGGATTCTGTTGTACCCGTACCATATATTGTGCATCTGCACTTGCCATGAACAAGTTGAATTCCGCTTCTTGCGTTTCATTACTATGCATAACGAAACTTATTCGCTTCTAACTACTTACCTGTTGTCTCATTATATGTggttaagaatattttttttttatatttaaaataattcacTTTAAACTTTAATGAGATAACTAATACTTACACAAATATCaatattctttttaaatcaCAAGTTTCAATGATTTTTCTCTCTTAAATCTCGTAGCAACAAATAATTTAACATTGTGGACAAAGATAATGACAAAAGACTTTAGGCCACAGTTATGGCAGTATGTTGGACTCTTGGCTCTTCTTGCTAATTTGCCTCCTTTTTTGAAAAAGTCAAGTCACTTCTTGTCCATGAAATTAatggtacatatatatataattgtagACTTATTATGCCATCATGTTGCCCGTAAAGTTGGTGATCACGATTCACGGTGAAATAGTTTAATTTCTCTTTAAATCTTTTAGGATAGTACATTTacgaatttgaagaaaaaatctGTAAAAAAAGGGAAGTagttgttgctattattattattattattattattaatgatgAGGATACGAGTTTAAATGACTAAATGAGAATTCATATAGGCTATGGCGGTCTTCAACTTATTTGGGATTGAGATTATCGCATGGTGTTGGCATGAACAACGAATGCCGTAGTCCCTGTTAAACAAGTGATTTGCTTCGATTCCTCTGGAAATAAGAACATCCCACTCAATGTTATGAGTTATTACTCACTAGATcaatttgaatttatattttaatttttttaaaataattgtttCATTCGGAACGTCGTGAGTTTAACTACACTTACAAGATGTGGTTGATTGAATAAAGAAATTTCATCTTCACATAAAGTCAAAACTTTGATGAAACAAAATTAAGTTGCCACTTTTTTTCCATAAATAATAttcttataaaatatttaagagcccgtttggatgggctttaagttgatcaAAACCAACtcaaagcccctttttagcttttggacgtgtttgcctaatgttaactttaagccataaagttcttaaagttagtcaaaaatgaaaaattaggattcctaacttttttttttaagtgcttaaagtcattttcttttgaccatgaaaattacttttatatcccttatattttaactaaattctcaaactaccatttttattcgtttaaccctaaaattcacatcattttcctcatttaagcacttttatccaaacactcaactgcttatttataaaaataactttcagcacttcaaagttctaaaaacacttcatacataaaagttatttttttaagcccatccaaacgggctctaaatttgtttcaagaaaagtttttaaaaggtttctttgtgtttttttttttttaaaaaaagaaagaatatcTTCTCTAGTGATCATAAAACATCTTTCTATTTAGCTGTCTATTTTCAGAATGGAGAAACAATAaagttgaattattttttttttatttgatgttcAGTATCTGTATTGGAATCTGATTAAATTCGAATTTGCGTCGAAAAGTAGCGCTCCCTAACAAAAGTGATTTCGTACCCAAAAAAGCTCGAATTATTGTTATCATGTAGAATTCCAAGAATGCCAAGACAAGGAAGAGTGGGCTCCCGCCAAGTAGGAAAACTGCAGCCAACCAGTTAATTTCTTATCATCACCAATAGCCACATGCCTCTCTATTCTCTTACCCATTGATACTCCCAAAAGGGTAGCCTTAAATTTACTTAAATACATGCTTCACGTGCCACAACTTTTTCTTTCGAGACCTAAACCATTAGGTATCCAAGTCCATCGGGCTAACTAATCTAACTTCACGCTGAGTAAACCTAATAAGAGGTAATAGGGGAAAATTCGAAATATGAATTAAGAGTAGAGAAATTCAAGAAGATATATTTGATCTCATTCTCATATAGTTCAATATCAATT
This window encodes:
- the LOC129885541 gene encoding uncharacterized protein LOC129885541 isoform X1, coding for MSIDGGRFYWERNSDEKVKGIVIIFSWVSIQETELKTYVNLYDSLGWNSLVCLADFATLYIPEKATSLAYSLLRELVEELRCRPCPVVVAALSGGSKACMYKFFQIVKGRSEAQVNLEDSQLVINCISGQIYDSCPVDFTADFGTQFAVPPTILKFPGSTKLLSLVAKGFTSGLDALFITRFGSQRSEYWRTLYSSVSFGAPFLILCSENDDIAPYQSVCKFAHSLQDMGADIKMIMWKNSCHVGMYKSDPIQYSIAIDQLLAHATSVFTSRIKKLGERNGLDDMHDEISHLICDLQNAAADSNGSLRRVAGGPNDHFFLPSSSNRQNVSDSGSSSEERKDLPIWPNPSLSAHTVLGQILFDACVPKNVEGWDVKYTSSLKGQPFSSARKHSPLNAIKNFRRSRL
- the LOC129885541 gene encoding uncharacterized protein LOC129885541 isoform X3, producing MKRYIPEKATSLAYSLLRELVEELRCRPCPVVVAALSGGSKACMYKFFQIVKGRSEAQVNLEDSQLVINCISGQIYDSCPVDFTADFGTQFAVPPTILKFPGSTKLLSLVAKGFTSGLDALFITRFGSQRSEYWRTLYSSVSFGAPFLILCSENDDIAPYQSVCKFAHSLQDMGADIKMIMWKNSCHVGMYKSDPIQYSIAIDQLLAHATSVFTSRIKKLGERNGLDDMHDEISHLICDLQNAAADSNGSLRRVAGGPNDHFFLPSSSNRQNVSDSGSSSEERKDLPIWPNPSLSAHTVLGQILFDACVPKNVEGWDVKYTSSLKGQPFSSARKHSPLNAIKNFRRSRL
- the LOC129885541 gene encoding uncharacterized protein LOC129885541 isoform X2 is translated as MLIFMILLVGTPLYALLISLPLNNLCRYIPEKATSLAYSLLRELVEELRCRPCPVVVAALSGGSKACMYKFFQIVKGRSEAQVNLEDSQLVINCISGQIYDSCPVDFTADFGTQFAVPPTILKFPGSTKLLSLVAKGFTSGLDALFITRFGSQRSEYWRTLYSSVSFGAPFLILCSENDDIAPYQSVCKFAHSLQDMGADIKMIMWKNSCHVGMYKSDPIQYSIAIDQLLAHATSVFTSRIKKLGERNGLDDMHDEISHLICDLQNAAADSNGSLRRVAGGPNDHFFLPSSSNRQNVSDSGSSSEERKDLPIWPNPSLSAHTVLGQILFDACVPKNVEGWDVKYTSSLKGQPFSSARKHSPLNAIKNFRRSRL